The sequence AGTCTGGGAAGATGAGGATGTTACTgatgtctgagtctgggaggatgttaatgatgtctgactctgacagggatgaggctgttactgctgcctgagtctgggaggatgaggctgttgttgctatctgtgtctgggaggatgaggctgttgttgctatctgtgtctgggaagaTGAGGATGTTACTGCtgcctgagtctgggaggatgaggctgttgttGCTATCTGTGTCTGGGAGGATGGTACTGATGTCATAGTCTGACAGggatgaggctgttactgctgcctgagtctgggaggatgaggctgttacagctgtctgagtctgggaggatgaggctgttgttgctatctgtgtctgggaggatggtactgatgtctgagtctgggaggatgaggctgttacagctgtctgagtctgggaggatgaggctgttgttgctatctgtgtctgggaggatgaggctgttgttgctatctgagtctgggaggatggtactgatgtctgagtctgggaggatgaggctgttacagctgtctgagtctgggaggatgaggctgttgttgctatctgtgtctgggaggatggtactgatgtctgagtctgggaggatgaggctgttacagctgtctgagtctgggaggatgaggctgttgttgctatctgtgtctgggaggatgaggctgttgttgctatctgagtctgggaggatggtactgatgtctgagtctgggaggatgaggctgttacagctgactgagtctgggaggatgaggctgttgttgctatctgtgtctgggaggatgaggctgttgttgctatctgagtctgggaggatggtaCTGATGTCAGAGTCTGACAGGGATGAGGCtgttacagctgtctgagtctgggaggatgaggctgttactgctatctgagtctgggaggctgttactgctgcctgagtctgggaggatgaggctgttgttgctatctgtgtctgggaggatgaggctgttactgctgCCTGAATCTGGGAGGATGGTACTgatgtctgagtctgggaggatgaggctgttactgctgcctgagtctgggaggatgaggctgttgttgctatctgagtctgggaggatgaggctgttactgctgCCTGAGTCAGGGAGGATGGTACTgatgtctgagtctgggaggatgacgCTGTTACTgctgtctgagtctgggaggatgttactgctgtctgagtctgacagggatgaggctgttacagctgtctgagtctgggaggatggtaCTGATGTCAGAGTCTGACAGggatgaggctgttactgctgcctgagtctgggaggatgaggctgttgttgctatctgtgtctgggaggatgaggctgttactgctgcctgagtctgggaggatggtaCTGATGTCAGAGTCTGACAGggatgaggctgttactgctgtctgagtctgggaggatgaggctgttactgctgcctgagtctgggaggatggtaCTGATGTCAGAGTCTGACAGggatgaggctgttactgctgTCTGAGTttgggaggatgaggctgttactgctgcctgagtctgggaggatggtactgatgtctgagtctgggaggatgaagCTGTTACTGCTGTCTGAGTttgggaggatgaggctgttactgctgTCTGAGTCTGGGAAGATGAGGATGTTACTGCtgcctgagtctgggaggatggtaCTGATGTCAGAGTCTGACAGggatgaggctgttactgctgcctgagtctgggaggatggtaCTGATGTCAGAGTCTGACAGggatgaggctgttactgctgtctgagtctgggaagatgaggctgttactgctgtctgagtctgggaggatgttactgctgtctgagtctgggaggatgaggctgttactgctgTCTGAGTCTGGGACGATGTTACTGCTGTCTGAGTCTGACAGGGATGAGGCtgttacagctgtctgagtctgggaggatgaggctgttgttgctgtctgagtctgggaggatgaggctgttactgctgcctgagtctgggaagatgaggctgttgttgctatctgagtctgggaggatggtactgatgtctgagtctgggaggatgaggctgttacagctgtctgagtctgggaggatgaggctgttgttgctatctgtgtctgggagtttgaggctgttgttgctatctgagtctgggaggatggtactgatgtctgagtctgggaggatgaggctgttacagctgtctgagtctgggaggatgaggctgttgttgctatctgtgtctgggaggatgaggctgttgttgctatctgagtctgggaggatggtaCTGATGTCAGAGTCTGACAGGGATGAGGCtgttacagctgtctgagtctgggaggatgaggctgttactgctatctgagtctgggaggatggtaCTGATGTCTGAGTttgggaggatgaggctgttactgctgcctgagtctgggaggatgaggctgttactgctgcctgagtctgggaggatggtactgatgtctgagtctgggaggatgaggctgttactgctgcctgagtctgggaggatgaggatgttgttgctatctgagtctgggaggatgaggctgttactgctgCCTGAGGCTGGGAGGATGGTACTgatgtctgagtctgggaggatgaggctgttactgctgcctgagtctgggaggatgaggctgttgttgctatctgagtctgggaggatggtactgctgtctgagtctgggaggatgaggatgttactgctatctgagtctgggaggatgaggatgttactgctgtctgagtctgggaggatgttactgctgtctgagtctgacagggatgaggctgttactgctgtctgagtctgggaggatgaggctgttactgctgtctgagtctgggaggatgaggatgttactgctatctgagtctgggaggatgaggctgttgttgctatctgagtctgggaggatgaggctgttactgctgCCTGAGGCTGGGAGGATGGTACTgatgtctgagtctgggaggatgaggctgttactgctgtctgagtctgggaggatgaggctgttactgctgtctgagtctgggaggatgaggatgttactgctatctgagtctgggaggatgaggctgttgttgctgtctgagtctgggaggatgaggctgttactgctgcctgagtctgggaagatgaggctgttgttgctatctgagtctgggaggatggtactgatgtctgagtctgggaggatgaggctgttacagCTGTCTGAttctgggaggatgaggctgttgttgctatatgtgtctgggaggatgaggctgttgttgctatctgagtctgggaggatggtactgatgtctgagtctgggaggatgaggctgttacagctgtctgagtctgggaggatgaggctgttgttgctatctgtgtctgggaggatgaggctgttgttgctatctgagtctgggaggatggtaCTGATGTCAGAGTCTGACAGTGATGAGGCTGTTGCTgctgtctgagtctgggaggatgttaatgatgtctgactctgacagggatgaggctgttactgctgcctgagtctgggaggatgaggctgttgttgctatctgtgtctgggaggatgaggctgttgttgctatctgtgtctgggaagaTGAGGATGTTACTGCtgcctgagtctgggaggatgaggctgttgttGCTATCTGTGTCTGGGAGGATGGTACTGATGTCATAGTCTGACAGggatgaggctgttactgctgcctgagtctgggaggatgaggctgttacagctgtctgagtctgggaggatgaggctgttgttgctatctgtgtctgggaggatggtactgatgtctgagtctgggaggatgaggctgttacagctgtctgagtctgggaggatgaggctgttgttgctatctgtgtctgggaggatgaggctgttgttgctatctgagtctgggaggatggtactgatgtctgagtctgggaggatgaggctgttacagctgtctgagtctgggaggatgaggctgttgttgctatctgtgtctgggaggatggtactgatgtctgagtctgggaggatgaggctgttacagctgtctgagtctgggaggatgaggctgttgttgc is a genomic window of Oncorhynchus clarkii lewisi isolate Uvic-CL-2024 unplaced genomic scaffold, UVic_Ocla_1.0 unplaced_contig_10495_pilon_pilon, whole genome shotgun sequence containing:
- the LOC139400122 gene encoding serine-rich adhesin for platelets-like: SNNSLILPDSGSSNSLILPDSDISTILPASGSSNSLILPDSDSNNILILPDSGSNSNNSLILPDSGSSNSLILPNSDISTILPDSDSSNSLILPDSDSYSNNSLILPDSGSCNSLILPDSDISTILPASDSNNSLILPDTDSNNSLILPDSDSYYDISTILPDTDSNNSLILPDSGSSNILIFPDTDSNNSLILPDTDSNNSLILPDSGSNSDSNNSLILPDTYSNNSLILPESDSCNSLILPDSDINSSNSLILPDSDSSNSLILPDSDISTILPASGSSNSLILPDSDSNNSLILPDSDSNSNNSLILPDSGSSNSLILPDSDISTILPASGSSNSLILPDSDSNNILILPDSGSNSGSSNSLILPDSGSSNSLILPNSDISTILPDSDSSNSLILPDSDSYSDSSNIVPDSDSSNSLILPDSDSSNILPDSDSSNSLIFPDSDSSNSLIPTQAAVTASSLSDSDISTILPDSGSSNILIFPDSDSSNSLILPNSDSSNSFILPDSDISTILPDSGSSNSLILPNSDSSNSLIPTQTAVTASSLSDSDSSNILPDSDSSNSVILPDSDISTILPDSGSSNSLILPDSDSNNSLILPDSGSSNSLILPDSDISTILPDSGSSNSLILPDTDSNNSLILPDSGSSNSLPDSDSSNSLILPDSDSCNSLIPTQAAVTASSLSDYDISTILPDTDSNNSLILPDSGSSNILIFPDTDSNNSLILPDTDSNNSLILPDSGSSNSLIPVRTQIAVTSSSSQTQTVVTSSSLSDSDSSNIFILPDSDSSNILIFPDSDGSNILIFPDSDGSNILIFPDSDSSNILILPDSDSSNILIFPDSDSSNILTSQTHIAVTSSSSQTQIAVTRLLVMAHTCHHRYAHLCFIRLTWAPSLP